In Desulfomicrobium macestii, the DNA window TATATTCTCCTAAATAAGTACCATATCTATCACCAATACAGCTAGCTGTAGAGGGTGATCCTTATTTAATTGAATAATGGAGTTGTTATGCAAAACAATATTGCACATCACGATCGCGCCACGCCGCAATCTCCCCAGCAAGAAATAGTCTATACACCGAAAAAATACAATTTAACTGAAAGTATTCAAATAATGCTGAAATTTTTTTCCGTACCAGTCATTATTTTTTTACTACTTTGGATTTTTGAATCACGTTAATATCGATAATTTATATTGTCACGTTTCAAAAATCTACTTGAGAAAGTATTTTTTTAGTAAGTTCAGTGTATTTAAAAGGAGATGTTATGTTTGGAATTGGCGTGCAAGAGTTGGTTGTAGTTCTCGTGATTGCACTTATTGTGTTTGGAGGAAAAAACCTTCCACAAATTGGTGCAGATATGGGACGGGCGATCATTAACTTTAAAAAGGGCATCTCTGAGCGACCAGTAGATGAGGAAAAACCGGTTGAGAGTGCCAAAAAAACGGAAGA includes these proteins:
- the tatA gene encoding twin-arginine translocase TatA/TatE family subunit gives rise to the protein MFGIGVQELVVVLVIALIVFGGKNLPQIGADMGRAIINFKKGISERPVDEEKPVESAKKTEEIKNQ